CAGGTCCTGTGCCCCGGCTCGCAGAACGACATCTCGGTCTCGGGGAACCTGCTCTTCCTGTCGACCGACTCCTCGCGCAGTGACAACTCGTGCGCCAGCACCACCCAGCCGGCCACGGAGAAGTCCTCCTGGGAGGGCATGAAGGTCTTCGACATCAGCGACAAGCGCAACCCGAAGTACGTCGCGGCGGTCGAGACCGCGTGTGGTTCGCACACCCACACGATCATCCCGGAGCGCAAGAACGTCTACGTGTACGTCTCGTCGTACTCGCCGAACGAGACGTTCCCGGACTGCCAGCCGCCGCACGACGGGATCTCCGTCATCAAGGTGCCGCGCAACGCTCCCGAGGACTCCCGGATCGTCAACTTCCCGGTGCTCTTCCCGGACGGCGGCAACCCGGGCGCGCCGACCAACCCCGGCGTCTCGAAGACCACCGGATGCCACGACATCACCGTTCTGCCGTCGAAGGACCTGGCAGCCGGCGCGTGCATGGGTGACGGTCTGCTGTTCTCCATCAAGGACCCGGAGAACCCCAAGATCATCGACCGGGTCCAGGACAACGTGAACTTCGCGTTCTGGCACTCCGCGACCTTCAACCAGGACGCCGACAAGGTCGTGTTCACCGACGAGCTCGGCGGCGGCGGCGCGGCGACCTGCAACGACGAGATCGGCCCGAACCGTGGCGCGGACGGTGTCTACGACATCAAGGGCCGGGGCGACCACCGCAAGCTGGTCTTCCGCAGCTACTTCAAGATCGACCGCCCGCAGGCGGACACCGAGGTCTGTGTCGCGCACAACGGTTCGATCATCCCGGTCAAGGGCCGCGACATCATGGTCCAGGCCTGGTACCAGGGCGGGATCTCCGTGTGGGACTTCACCGACTCCGCCAAGCCCAAGGAGATCGCCTACTTCGAACGCGGTCCGGTCTCCACGGAGGCGGTCACCACGGCCGGTCCGTGGTCGGCCTACTACTACAACGGCTACATCTACTCCAACGACATCGCCAAGGGCTTCGATGTCCTGAAGCTCAACGACCGGCGGACCGACCCGGCGAAGAAGGTGCGGCTGCCGGAGCTCAACGTGCAGACGCAGCCGGACTACTTCGGCCGCTGATCCAGGGGTTCGCCCCGCGCCTCGTGCGGTTCGCAGGCAGATGGGAAGAAGTGCCCCGCCGGGAGGTCTCCACCCGGCGGGGCACATCCGTCCCGTCGACCCGCGAGGGGACGCGCTGCAGCACTGTCACCGGCGATGCGTGGAGCACCGCGCCGGACGCGGCGGCCCGGTCGCTCAGGCGGCCGGCCGCACGCTCGTCCCCGCGGCAGCCGCCCACTCCACCAGCAGGCGCTGGTACTCCGTCTCGTCGTCCGGGGACAGCAGCCCGCCCGAACGCTGCCAGAGCGTGCGGATCTGTTCGTTGACCTCGGAGGCGGTGCGTACGGCGGCAGACGTGTTCGGGTACGGGGACATGTCCCCCAAACTAAACCCCTGCCGAGCCGTCGGACCCCCTTGCGGGCAGGGATATCCCTCACACCTTCTCCCGGAATCCTTCACGAGCGCCGGGGTCGCGCCGTCACCCGGCGGATCCCGTCAGCCCCAGCGCCCGGAGTCCGTCAGGCCGCTCCGTCACGGGCAGATGGTCGACGAAACGCACGTCACAGCCCACGGCGGCCGCACCCGCGTCCGCGTGGCGGTCGTCACCGACCATGACCACCTCCGCGGGATCACACCCCAGCAGCGAGCACGCCGTGCGGAACAGGCCCGGATCGGGCTTCTGGACGCCGTGTTCGTAGGACAGGACGTACACGTCGATCAGCTCGTCCAGGCCGTGCGCACGGAATACGGGGCGCAGGTCCCAGCCGATGTTGCTCACGACGCCGACCGCCGTGCCGTCACGGCGCAGCGAGCGCAGCACCTCCGCCGCGTCGGGGTACGGCCGCCAGGCGGCGGGGCTCATGTGGCGCTCGTACAGTGCCTCGTACAGGCCCGGATCCGGGAGGGCCGCCTGACGGGCCATGCCGGTGTAGGCCTCTCTGTGCTGACGGGCGCTGCTGTCGCGCTCGGCCCACACGGCTGTCAGCGACGGCGGGATCCTTTCGGGGCCCGGGCCTCCGGGAAGCGCTCCGGCCTCGGTCAGCCGGCGCGCGTAGCGCTCGAAGTCGGCCTGCCCCATGGCCGTGCCCCGCGCGTCGAGGACGGCACGCAGCCACGCGTCGACGGGCTCGATCCGGAAGAGGGTCCCGGAGAAGTCGAAAAGAACACCCTTGATCTGCATGAGCCGATCTTCGCCGCCCCCGGGGGGAAGCTACAAGCGGCTCTCCTCGTCACCGGCCTGCCGCCGGCTGTGACGGGTGTACCTGTCGTAGCCGGCCACGGAGAAAGCGACCAGGGTGCTTCCCAGCAGCACTCCGCCCACCACGTCGCTCAGCCAGTGCACGCCCAGGTAGACGCGTGTGAAGGCCACGCCGGTCACCGAGATCACGGCGAGCACGAGCGCGCCCCACCACAGGGTCTGCTGCGTGCCGTGCAGGCGCAGCAGCCACATCAGGAGCCCACAGGTCACCACGGCGGTCATGACGTGCCCCGAGGGGAAGGCCGCGTAGTGCGCCGAGTCCACCGGGTCGAGCCACCGAGGACGTTCCCGGCCCACCGCGGCCTTCAGGCCTTGCTGTACGAGTGTGGCGAGCAGGCTGGTCGCGGCTACCCACCCCGCGAGCAGGCGCGATCCGCGCCACCACAGGGCGATCACGACGACCGCCGTCAGGACGCGCATCGTCCAGGGGTCCCACACCCAGTCCGTCAGTACCCGGTTGACGTGGACCAGCCCCGGTTCGGTCACCGCGCTGCGGTGCAGTGACCCGGCCACCGCTGTGTCCAGCGACATCAGGGGCGACCAGCGGACCGCGACCAGCACGAGCACGACGAGTGACAGCGAGGCACCGGCGAGGCCGGTGATCAGCAGGAGGGACCGGGGCCGCGGAGGGGCGGGAGGGGAGTGCATGGGTACGATCCTCCGCCACGAGCCGCGCGTGAGGCTATCCCAGAGCGCTGAGTCCGGGCACGAATGCCACCAGCAGCGGGACCACCGGCACCAGGGCCGCCGCGGCGGTCAACCGCAGCCGACGGCCCGCGGTGAGCCGCTCCACCGGAGTCAGCAGGCGGTTCACCCTGAGCGGCATCTGGGCGCCGGAGGCGGGTGCGGGGCCGAACACACCGCGGTCCTCGTTGAGTTCGACCAGGGCGAGCGCGATCGTCAGACGCCCGAAGCGCCGTGACGCCATGTCGTCCGCGGCCAGTTCGACGAGATGGTGCATCTCGTCCCGGAAGGCGGCGAACACCGGCACCTGCGGGAAGCCTGTCGCGAGCGCGTCCGAGCAGTGCAGGAGCCAGTCGTGGCGGGCCTGCGCGTGTCCCTGCTCGTGGGCCAGCACGGCATCCAGCTGACGCCCCTTCAGGCGGCCGAGTGCCGCCGTGGTGACGACCAGTTGGGGAGCCGCGCCCGGCAGCCACCACGCGTCGGGCCGTTCGCCCTCCAGCACCACGAGTCGTCCGCCGCCTGCCTCCTCGCCCGGCATCAGCGGGGCGCGGACCAGCAGTTCGGTGCGCCGTTGCCTGCGGCGGGCCCGGGCCCGGTGGATCTCGCGTACGAGCATGGCGGCCGTCCACAGTCCGCCGAGGGCGAGCAGGACCGCGATGACCGCCGACCAGGGCCCGTACGCGCCGAGGGCGTACGCCTCGACCACGGCGTGCGGCGCGGGAGCGAAGACATGGCCGCGGACCGCCTGCCAGGCGGCAGCCGCGCTGAAGGTCATGGACAGCCCGAACGACAGCAGGACGCCCGCGACCACGCACTGCCACACCCACAGCGCCACGACCGGCTCGCGCTCGGGCCATCGGGCCCTCGCCATCAGACCCGGGGCCACGACGGCAGCCAGTGCACCGAGCAGCAGCAGCACGAGGGAGACCAACATGGGCGTCAGCCTATGAGTGCCGGGGTGTCCCCGGGTATGGCCGCGCGCGGCAAGTGACGTACGACACGGGGCGCGGGGCCGTCCGTCTCACAGGGTGAGCAGCATGGCGAACATGGCTATCCCCATGGTCAGCCTGCACGCCAGCGCGAGTTCCGGCCGCGCGTCCCAGACCGGGCCCGTCGTGGTGGTGGGGGCGCCGGCACCGGCCGGCACACCGACCGGTGCCGGGATCAGCCGGCCCGCCGAGCCCAGGACGTAGAGCGCGTAGTAGACGAGGAGGACTCCTGTCAGCGCGGGGACGCCTCCGGCCGGTTGGGCCCCGTGTCCCAGGTGGCCGCCCCCCGAGGCGTGGGCGGCGCCGGGTGCCATGGCCACGGCCATGTAGACCATCGCCAGGGAGCCGACCGCATGGTGCGGATGATGGCCGCCGTCCCTGAGGCGCACGACGGCGTGCAGGGCGGCGGCACCGAACACCACCGCATGGACCACCCACATCCACTCAGGAAGCGTTAACAGGGCCGGTGGCACCGCCATCGCGGCCATCCCGAACCCCATCAGCGCCTCGGCGCGCGCCGATCCGCGCTCCCGCTCGGTGCCGTCACGGGTCCGCAGCAGGCAGTACGCACCCGTGGCCGCACACAGCCCCATGAGCAGCCAGCCGGACAGCGCCGGTCCGTGCACGGTGCACCTCCCCCTACGGCGGATCATGCCGAAGTCATCGATGCCCCGTGGCGGCAGCTGCTACCGGGGCGCATTGGGGTATTGGGGGAGCGCGCCAGGGTCTGCGGGGGCGGTCGAGGGGCGGGTTAGTCTCGGGAAGGCACCATCGGCAGCACACCACCGGAGAAGAGCCCCATGGACATCGCACCGGCCACGGCACGGGCAGAGCTGAGCTTCCGCGACGCGACCGAGGAAGACGTGCCGGCCCTGGTGCGCCTCGTCGAGTCCGCGTACCGGGGCGATGCGAGCCGTGCCGGATGGACCACCGAGGCGGACCTCCTCCAGGGGCAGCGCACCGACGCCGACGGGGTGCGGGTGTTGCTCGCCGCCCCCTCGGGCAAGGTCCTCGTCGCCGAGCGGGACGGCAGGCCGGTCGCCTGCTGCCAGCTCGAACACCGCGGGAAGGCGGCGTACTTCGGCATGTTCGCGGTCAGGCCGGAGCTGCAGGGCGCCGGCCTCGGCAAGGTGATCATCGCCGAGGCGGAGCGCACGGCCCGGGAGGACTGGGGCGCGGACGAGATGCACATGACGGTGATCTCGGTCCGCGAGGAGCTGATCGCCTGGTACGAGCGCCGTGGCTACCGCCGCACGGGAGAGTTCACACCCTTCCCGTACGGCGACGAGCGCTTCGGCGTCCCGCAGCGCGACGACCTCGTGTTCGAGCTGCTGGTCAAGGAGCTGTGGAGCGTGGCGGGTCGGGTCCCGCGTACCTCTCAGGCGGTGAACCGGCCGGCGCGCCGGATCTCCGGATAGTCGGTGGTCGCCCCGTCCAGATCCAGTGCGCGGACGAGGCGCAGGTGGTCCTGGGTGTTGACCACCCAGCCGATCACCTTCAGGCCCTCCGCGTGCGCCTGCTCGACCACTTCGAGGGTGAGCCGGCGGATGTTCAGGGCCAGCGTCCCGGCGCCTGCCGCCTTCGCCCGGTCGATCACGTCGGCCTCCCAGCGGCTGGCGATGAGCACCGTCCGCACGTGCGGGACCAGCTGAGCGATCTCGGCCACGGCTTCGTCATGGAACGAGGACACCTCGACGCGGCCGGCCAGATCGCGGCGCAGCATCACCTCGGCGAGCGCCCGTGCGGCCGCCACGTCCTTGATCTCGGCCTGCACGGGCGAGCCGATCGCGTCGAGCACCTCCTCGAAGACGGGCACCCGCTCTCCCTGCCCGGCGTCGAGCTCGCGGAGTTCCGCCATCGTCTTCTCGGCGATCAGCCCCCGCCCGTCCGTCGTGCGGTCCACGGCCGCGTCGTGCATCACGGCGAGCGCGCCGTCCTTGCTCAGGTGGAGATCCAGTTCCACGGCGTCCATGCCCGCCTGCTCCGCGTGCACGAACGAGCGCAGTGTGTTCTCCGGCTCGACACCCATGACCCCGCGATGACCGATGGTGAGAAAAGTCAAGGCACTCCTGCTTCCGTCCGTCGTGTTCGCCTCGCGTGCGGCTTCTACCCCCAGGGAACCAGTTCGCGCCCACAGGACGGCCTCCGCCCTGCCATACCGGCGGAAGAAGGGGTCACATCAAGGTGTGACAGGAAAAATAACGGTGATGATGAGGGGTGGCAGGATAATTTTCTGCCCTCCACTTGTCTGAAGAAGCCGAGCATGGATACGGTTGCTTGACGCGAGGTTCTCCTGTGAAGGAAGTGCTATGACGGAAATTCTTGAGCATGCCAACGCCACCGGCGCGATAGCTGCTGCCCGGCGGGTCGTGGAGCACCCGGCATGGCCCGCGCTCAAGAGTGCCGTGGAGGAGTTCCGCCCCTGGCAGTCCAAGGACGGCTCCGTCGACTTCGACGCCGAGGGCGCCCCTTCCGTCGCGGCGGCCGAGGAGGTCGTCGGACGCGTGGTCACCGCGGTCGAGCAGCTCTCCCCGCTGCTCCCGCACGACGACGCCTACCACCGTGCGCTCGTCACCGACCTGCGCAGCTGGGCCGCGGGCGGCTTCGGTGTGCCGGACTTCCTCGACTCCCTCCTCGCCTTCCAGCCGGCCGCGAACCGCGCGGACGGCCTCCAGCACCTCGTCGTGTTCGCGATGTACACGCAGAACGGCAACCCGGACCGCAATCTCGAGGCCGTCGTGCTGCGGATGGTCTGGCCGGAGTGGCTCGCCGACCTCGAGGCCACGCGCTACGACAACCCGCTGTTCTGCGGGATCACCTTCGAGGACTTCACCTCGGGCTACGACACCAACTCCGCGGTGCTCTTCCCCGAGACCATCGCCGTACGCGAGGCGCCGGAGCGCTTCAGCTGGGGCGGGATCTTCTGCGACCGTGAGGCCGCCCGCTTCCGCCGTGTGACCGAGGCGTCCGTCGACCTGCTGGGCCTCGACCTGCCCGACGACATCCGGGAGATGCTCGGCGACCAGGAACGCTGCGAGCAGGCATTCGTGCTCTGGGACATGGTCCACGACCGCACCCACAGCCACGGCGACCTTCCGTTCGACCCCTTCATGATCAAGCAGCGTCAGCCGTTCTGGATGTACGGGCTCGAGGAGCTGCGCTGCGACCTCACCGCCTTCAAGGAGGCCGTGAAGCTGGAGGCCGACGGCTTCGGCCAGGGCCGGGACGTCCAGTTCGCCGTGCTCTTCGACCGGATGTTCCGCTTCCCCGTGACGGGCGAGCGCGTGCGCAACTACGACGGTCTCGGCGGTCAGCTGCTCTTCGCGTACCTCCACAAGCACGACGTGGTCCGCTGGACCGACAACACGCTCAAGATCGACTGGGACCGCGCCCCGCAGGTCACCAACCAGCTGTGCGGAGAGATCGAGAAGCTCTACCGCGACGGCATCGACCGCCCGAAGCTCGTGCACTGGTTCGCGGCGTACGACCTGGTCGCGAGCTATCTCGCACCCCATCCGGGATCCCGCTGGGCCAAGGGCCCGGACGCCCTGGACCTGAACCAGCCGCCGCGCAAACTCGTCGACGACGTGCTTCCGGACGAGTTTCCCCTGAGCATGTTCTATGAGGCGCTCTCGAAGAAGCTGAAGCATGTGATCGCCTCCACCAAGGGGATCACCGCTGCGGACGCCGGGCGGGCAGCTGCATGAGCGCGGGTTCTGAGGAGGCGGTGGCGATGAACGGAACGGACAGGGCCGACAGCGGCGTGCTCGAGGGCGCGGTGATCGCGGTGGCAGGAGCGGCTGGGCCGGCGGGCCGCGCCACCCTGCTGAGGCTCGCCGAGGCGGGTGCGACCGTGGTGGCCTCCGACGCCAACCCCGAGCGGCTGGTGGAGGCGGTCGACGCCGCGAGGTACGCACACGGTGGAGCGACCGTCACGGGCGACACGGTCGATCTCCTGGATCCCGGGGCCGCACGCGAATGGGCGCTCAAGACGGAGAAGGAGTTCGGCCGCGTGGACGGCCTGGTCCACCTCGTCGGAGGCTGGCGGGGCGGCTCAGGCTTCGCGGACACGAGCCTCGCCGACTGGGATTTCCTGGAGAAGCTGCTGATCCGAACCGTCCAGTCCACCTCGCTGGCCTTCCAGGAGGTCCTCCAGCGCAGTGACCGGGGCCGGTACGTGCTGATCAGCGCGGCCGGGGCCAGCAGCCCCACCGCCGGCAACGCGGCCTACGCCGCGTCCAAGGCGGCAGCCGAGGCGTGGACGCTCGCCCTGGCCGACGCCTTCCGCAAGGCTGGGGGCGACGAGGGCCCGACAACGGCTGCTGCGATCCTGGTCGTCAAGGCTCTGGTGCACGATGCGATGCGCGCCGAGCGCCCGAACGCCAAGTTCGCGGGCTTCACGGACGTCACGGAGCTGGCCGAGGCCATCGCCGGAGTCTGGGACCGGCCCGCCGGAGAAGTGAACGGAAAACGTCTGTGGCTGACCCCGCAACCGTAAGGACCGACGCGCGACGTCATCATGATCCGCAGATACGCGGCTTCGCGAGCGACAACTACGCGGGTGTGCACCCGGAGATCCTCGCGGCCGTCGCACTCGCCAACGGCGGCCACCAGGTCGCCTACGGCGAGGACGACTACACCGGCCACCTCCAGCGCGTCATGCACAGCCACTTCGGCCCCACCGCCGAGGCATTCCCGGTCTTCAACGGCACCGGGGCCAACGTGGTCGCCCTCCAGGCGCTGACCGACCGCTGGGGTGCGGTGATCTGCGCCGAGTCCGCCCACATCAACGTGGACGAGGGCGGCGCGCCGGAGCGCGTGGGCGGTCTGAAGCTGCTCACGGTCCCGACGCCGGACGGGAAGCTCACCCCGGAGCTCATCGACCGGCAGGCGTTCGGCTGGGACGACGAGCACCGGGCGATGCCGCAGGTCGTCTCGATCACCCAGAACACCGAGCTCGGCACCGTCTACACGCCCCACGAGATCCGCGCCATCTGCGACCACGCCCACGAGCGGGGCATGAAGGTGCACCTCGACGGTGCCCGGATAGCCAACGCCGCCGCGTCGCTGGACGTGCCCATGCGCACGTTCACCAACACGGTCGGGGTCGACGTCCTCTCCTTCGGCGGCACCAAGAACGGCGCGCTCTTCGGCGAGGCCGTCGTCGTCCTGGACCCCGACTCCGTGCGGGCGATGAAGCACCTGCGGAAGCTGTCGATGCAGCTCGCCTCCAAGATGCGATTCGTCTCGGTCCAGCTCGAGGCGCTGCTCGCCGGGGACCTGTGGCTGCGCAACGCGCGGCACGCCAACGCCATGGCCCAGCGGCTCGCCGAAGGCGTCCGGGCGGTGGACGGGGTGGAGATCCTCCACCCCGTGCAGGCCAACGCCGTCTTCGCGCGGCTGCCCCACGAGGTCACCGAGCGGCTGCAGAAGCGGTTCCGGTTCTACTTCTGGGACGAGAAGGCCGGCGACGTCCGCTGGATGTGCGCCTTCGACACCCGGGAGGACGACGTCGACGCCTTCGTGCTGGCGCTCAAGGAGGAGATGGCGCGACAGCGGTAGCGGCATGCTCGTGCGACCGACCGGAGACATGTTGTCTCCGGTCGGCCGCATCGCTGCGTTCCCCGGGCATCTGTCACGCCGAGCACTCCCTGACCGGCCTGTGACACCGGCGGAACCGCGCTCCGGACCCGTGGGATCCCTCACGGTCCCGGTCGGCCATGAGGCCGACCGGGACCGGGGCGTGACGTTTCAGCCGTCCGTCCGCCGGTGTGGCGCGTCAGCCGCGCTCACGCACCTCGGCGGGCGTCGGAGCCGTGCCCCCGAGGTGTGCCGGCACCCACCAGGTGTCGGACGCGTCCTTGGGGCGCACCGGGTAGGCGCGCTGAGCAGCCTCGAGGAGCTCCTGCACGCGCTCACGCAGACGGCGGGTGATCGCCCCCGCGTACTGGTCGGCGGGAGCCTCCACCGCTTCGCCCACGCGGATCGTGATCGGGATGTGGCTGCGCCGGAAATTCCGCGGACGCCCCTTGGTCCACAGCCGCTGGGTCCCCCACAGAGCCATCGGGATCAGCGGTACGCCGGCCTCCTGGGCCAGTCGCGCGGCGCCGGACTTGAAGCTCTTCAGGGTGAAGGACTGCGAGATGGTCGCCTCGGGGAACACGCCGACGATCTCTCCCGCGCGCAACGAGGCGAGCGCGTGCGCGTAGGCGTCCTCGCCCTGGTTGCGGTCGACGGGGATGTGCTTCATTCCGCGCATCAGCGGACCGGACACCTTGTGACGGAAAACCGAATCCTTGGCCATGAAGCGGACGAGCCGCTTCTGGGGCAGGGCGCCGAGTCCGGTGAAGATGAAGTCCAGATAGCTGATGTGGTTGCTGACCAGAACCGCGCCACCGGTCTTCGGGATGTGCTCCGAACCCTGGGTGTCGATCTTCAGGTCGAGCGCCTTGAACAGCGTGCGAGCGGCGCCGATGACCGGCCGATAGACGAGTTCTGCCATCTGGATGAAGACCCTTCTTCAATGCCTGGGGAGGGTTCTCCCGGCGGAAGTTACGCAGCCGTAGGTTTTCGGCATTGGGGCGATCGTGCCCCATGTGCGACGCCGTGGCCAGCCCCAAAGGGCCCGGGGCGAGAGATTCTCGTCACGTGAATCCTCCGGGAATGTAATGCGGCCGCAGGACGCTGACCCCTTGCGCAGAGCTCCGAGAGGGAGGACGGGATGGACGAGCGGATGACCGGTGGAACGCTGAGTGCGGCCCAACTCGGCGAGGAACTGGGGGATCGGGCCACTCTGGTGCAGTTCTCCAGTGCGTTCTGCCAGCCGTGCCGCGCCACCAGGCGCACCCTCGCCGAGGTGGCGGGGATGGTGGAGGGGGTGACCCACATCGAGATCGACGCCGAGGCGCATCTCACGCTCGTGCGCCGCCTCGGCATCAGCCGGACCCCCACGGTGCTGGTGCTCGACGCCGACGGGCGCATCGTCCGCAGGGCGGCGGGGCAGCCGCGTACCGTGGATGTCGTCGCCGCGCTGGGGCAGGCGATGTGACGGCCCGTGACGCATCTCCCACATGACGGGACGCACTTGACTGTGTACGCCACGCATCGTCAGTCTGACGTTATGCCGCCAGAACTCCTTCTCTTCGGCCGGGTCCACGTCGACCTCGTGCGCCACGCGAGTGCGCGCTGTCCGGGTGTCTGAAGAAACCACGGACCCCGTACGCCCCTCGCAGAAGGACTCTTCGATGACGGCCTCACCTGATCTCCGCAACGTCCGGACGGCTGCGCCGGAACTCCTGCGCTCCGTCTTCAGGCAGCACGCCGCCGGTGTCGCCGTGATCACCGCGGCGGGCGCGCGTCCGGCCGGTTTCACCGCGACCTCGCTCAACTCCGTCGCCGCCGAGCCGCCCCTGGTCTCCTTCGGGGTGGGCACCTCTTCCTCCAGCTGGCCCGTGGTCGAGGAGGCGGAGCACGTGGGCGTGCACATACTCGGCGAGGACCAGCAGGAGCTCGCCGCGACGTTCGCGCGCAGCGGCGCCGACCGTTTCGGTCCGTCCACCGACTGGCGCAGCGGCCCCGAGGGGGTGCCGTTGCTCGGGGGAGTGGTGGCCTGGCTGGTCTGCCGGGTGGTGGCCCGGATCCCCGCGGGGGACCACCGCATCGTGATCGCCGAGGTCGTGGCCGGTGATCCGTCGGAGGGCGGCCGGCCGCTGGTCTACCACCAAGGCCGTTTCACCGCTCTGCGAGACTGAGGGCGAGCAAGTCGGCAGCGGGACCGGACCCGTTGGCTACGTCACAGTTCCAAGCGCTTGCTTATGGGTAACGTACTGGGTGTACTGGCGAGTAATATTCGACCGGGAGCTCGGTCGTCCCGACCGGAAACCGCCCGATGAGGCGCCTATGCTGCGTGCAACAAGGCAGCCCAGAAATGACGATGCAGTAGGAGAGCCGGCGTGAGCTTGAGGATCGTTGTCTGTGTGAAGTACGTGCCCGACGCCACCGGCGACCGGCACTTCGCCGATGACCTGACCCTGGACCGTGACGACGTCGACGGTCTGCTGTCGGAGCTCGACGAGTACGCGGTCGAGCAGGCGCTGCAGATCGCCGACGAGGCGGACGACGCGGAGATCACCGTGCTCACGGTGGGCCCCGAGGACGCCAAGGACGCGCTGCGCAAGGCGCTGTCGATGGGCGCCGACAAGGCCGTCCACGTCGAGGACGACGACCTGCACGGCACCGACGTCATCGGCACCTCCCTGGTGCTGGCCAAGGCCGTGGAGAAGACCGGTTACGACCTGGTCATCTGCGGCATGGCGTCGACGGACGGCACCATGGGCGTGCTCCCGGCGCTGCTCGCGGAGCGCCTGGGCGTCCCGCAGGTCACGCTGCTCTCCGAGGTCTCGGTCGAGGGCGGCACGGTCAAGGGCCGTCGCGACGGCGACTCCGCGAGCGAGCAGCTCGAGGCGTCCCTGCCGGCCGTGGTCTCCGTGACCGACCAGTCGGGCGAGGCCCGTTACCCGTCGTTCAAGGGCATCATGGCGGCGAAGAAGAAGCCGGTGGAGTCCCTGGACCTCGAGGACCTGGAGATCGAGGCGGACGAGGTCGGCCTGGGCGGCTCCTGGACCGCGGTCGACTCCGCGGCCGAGCGTCCCGCCCGTACGGCGGGCACGATCGTCAAGGACGAGGGCGAGGGCGGCAAGCAGCTGGCCGAGTTCCTTGCGGGCCAGAAGTTCATCTGAGCCCCGGCTGTTCCCTC
The DNA window shown above is from Streptomyces sp. Alt3 and carries:
- a CDS encoding LVIVD repeat-containing protein: MTSLHTTSVRRRRLGVAAAAAGLIATLFTAGPAAATPDPGDTATTRSGVSVSEQAEARAAIESGEIPGVDEIVHSANIEHLANVPKDALQGLNTDLAFQGSYAYAGNYDGFRIFDIRNPKKPRTVAQVLCPGSQNDISVSGNLLFLSTDSSRSDNSCASTTQPATEKSSWEGMKVFDISDKRNPKYVAAVETACGSHTHTIIPERKNVYVYVSSYSPNETFPDCQPPHDGISVIKVPRNAPEDSRIVNFPVLFPDGGNPGAPTNPGVSKTTGCHDITVLPSKDLAAGACMGDGLLFSIKDPENPKIIDRVQDNVNFAFWHSATFNQDADKVVFTDELGGGGAATCNDEIGPNRGADGVYDIKGRGDHRKLVFRSYFKIDRPQADTEVCVAHNGSIIPVKGRDIMVQAWYQGGISVWDFTDSAKPKEIAYFERGPVSTEAVTTAGPWSAYYYNGYIYSNDIAKGFDVLKLNDRRTDPAKKVRLPELNVQTQPDYFGR
- a CDS encoding HAD family hydrolase, which gives rise to MQIKGVLFDFSGTLFRIEPVDAWLRAVLDARGTAMGQADFERYARRLTEAGALPGGPGPERIPPSLTAVWAERDSSARQHREAYTGMARQAALPDPGLYEALYERHMSPAAWRPYPDAAEVLRSLRRDGTAVGVVSNIGWDLRPVFRAHGLDELIDVYVLSYEHGVQKPDPGLFRTACSLLGCDPAEVVMVGDDRHADAGAAAVGCDVRFVDHLPVTERPDGLRALGLTGSAG
- a CDS encoding phosphatase PAP2 family protein; its protein translation is MHSPPAPPRPRSLLLITGLAGASLSLVVLVLVAVRWSPLMSLDTAVAGSLHRSAVTEPGLVHVNRVLTDWVWDPWTMRVLTAVVVIALWWRGSRLLAGWVAATSLLATLVQQGLKAAVGRERPRWLDPVDSAHYAAFPSGHVMTAVVTCGLLMWLLRLHGTQQTLWWGALVLAVISVTGVAFTRVYLGVHWLSDVVGGVLLGSTLVAFSVAGYDRYTRHSRRQAGDEESRL
- a CDS encoding M56 family metallopeptidase, which produces MLVSLVLLLLGALAAVVAPGLMARARWPEREPVVALWVWQCVVAGVLLSFGLSMTFSAAAAWQAVRGHVFAPAPHAVVEAYALGAYGPWSAVIAVLLALGGLWTAAMLVREIHRARARRRQRRTELLVRAPLMPGEEAGGGRLVVLEGERPDAWWLPGAAPQLVVTTAALGRLKGRQLDAVLAHEQGHAQARHDWLLHCSDALATGFPQVPVFAAFRDEMHHLVELAADDMASRRFGRLTIALALVELNEDRGVFGPAPASGAQMPLRVNRLLTPVERLTAGRRLRLTAAAALVPVVPLLVAFVPGLSALG
- a CDS encoding DUF5134 domain-containing protein, which produces MHGPALSGWLLMGLCAATGAYCLLRTRDGTERERGSARAEALMGFGMAAMAVPPALLTLPEWMWVVHAVVFGAAALHAVVRLRDGGHHPHHAVGSLAMVYMAVAMAPGAAHASGGGHLGHGAQPAGGVPALTGVLLVYYALYVLGSAGRLIPAPVGVPAGAGAPTTTTGPVWDARPELALACRLTMGIAMFAMLLTL
- a CDS encoding GNAT family N-acetyltransferase — protein: MDIAPATARAELSFRDATEEDVPALVRLVESAYRGDASRAGWTTEADLLQGQRTDADGVRVLLAAPSGKVLVAERDGRPVACCQLEHRGKAAYFGMFAVRPELQGAGLGKVIIAEAERTAREDWGADEMHMTVISVREELIAWYERRGYRRTGEFTPFPYGDERFGVPQRDDLVFELLVKELWSVAGRVPRTSQAVNRPARRISG
- a CDS encoding glycerophosphodiester phosphodiesterase; the protein is MGVEPENTLRSFVHAEQAGMDAVELDLHLSKDGALAVMHDAAVDRTTDGRGLIAEKTMAELRELDAGQGERVPVFEEVLDAIGSPVQAEIKDVAAARALAEVMLRRDLAGRVEVSSFHDEAVAEIAQLVPHVRTVLIASRWEADVIDRAKAAGAGTLALNIRRLTLEVVEQAHAEGLKVIGWVVNTQDHLRLVRALDLDGATTDYPEIRRAGRFTA
- a CDS encoding DUF6421 family protein; amino-acid sequence: MTEILEHANATGAIAAARRVVEHPAWPALKSAVEEFRPWQSKDGSVDFDAEGAPSVAAAEEVVGRVVTAVEQLSPLLPHDDAYHRALVTDLRSWAAGGFGVPDFLDSLLAFQPAANRADGLQHLVVFAMYTQNGNPDRNLEAVVLRMVWPEWLADLEATRYDNPLFCGITFEDFTSGYDTNSAVLFPETIAVREAPERFSWGGIFCDREAARFRRVTEASVDLLGLDLPDDIREMLGDQERCEQAFVLWDMVHDRTHSHGDLPFDPFMIKQRQPFWMYGLEELRCDLTAFKEAVKLEADGFGQGRDVQFAVLFDRMFRFPVTGERVRNYDGLGGQLLFAYLHKHDVVRWTDNTLKIDWDRAPQVTNQLCGEIEKLYRDGIDRPKLVHWFAAYDLVASYLAPHPGSRWAKGPDALDLNQPPRKLVDDVLPDEFPLSMFYEALSKKLKHVIASTKGITAADAGRAAA
- a CDS encoding SDR family NAD(P)-dependent oxidoreductase gives rise to the protein MNGTDRADSGVLEGAVIAVAGAAGPAGRATLLRLAEAGATVVASDANPERLVEAVDAARYAHGGATVTGDTVDLLDPGAAREWALKTEKEFGRVDGLVHLVGGWRGGSGFADTSLADWDFLEKLLIRTVQSTSLAFQEVLQRSDRGRYVLISAAGASSPTAGNAAYAASKAAAEAWTLALADAFRKAGGDEGPTTAAAILVVKALVHDAMRAERPNAKFAGFTDVTELAEAIAGVWDRPAGEVNGKRLWLTPQP